A single genomic interval of uncultured Pseudodesulfovibrio sp. harbors:
- a CDS encoding MBL fold metallo-hydrolase: MRFRFRGTRGSLAAPGAGTVKYGGNTTCIEVRSDADDLIILDAGTGIRELGIELAASMPVKCHLFVSHTHWDHIQGLPFFIPMFVPGNELIIYGPPDPLTMTGIEAVLAKQMEYPHFPVRVAELQADISYDTLSDGQTVDLGFATVSTLLMNHPAMDFGSKVRCDGKTLFFTGDHEPFYNIYQPGEEDYDDYEKIVQERNQGIVEFLRDVDVLIADAQYSEEEYPMKQGWGHSTFERTLALAQEAGVGKVYLTHHETTRTDEQIDAILARLQDEWKDSGVNFDMAREGEVVEM; this comes from the coding sequence ATGCGTTTTCGTTTCAGGGGTACGCGTGGGTCTTTGGCCGCTCCCGGGGCGGGTACTGTCAAATACGGTGGCAATACGACCTGTATCGAAGTGCGCTCCGATGCGGATGACCTGATTATCCTTGATGCCGGAACCGGCATTCGGGAACTGGGAATTGAGCTTGCCGCTTCCATGCCTGTCAAATGCCATCTGTTCGTGTCGCACACACACTGGGACCACATTCAGGGACTGCCGTTCTTCATTCCCATGTTTGTTCCGGGGAATGAGTTGATTATTTACGGCCCGCCGGACCCGCTGACCATGACCGGTATCGAGGCTGTGCTTGCCAAGCAGATGGAATATCCGCATTTCCCGGTGCGCGTTGCCGAACTGCAAGCTGATATATCGTACGATACCCTGTCCGACGGTCAGACTGTCGATCTTGGGTTTGCCACGGTATCCACTTTGCTCATGAATCATCCGGCAATGGATTTTGGCAGCAAGGTGCGCTGCGATGGAAAGACATTGTTTTTTACCGGAGACCACGAGCCGTTTTACAATATTTACCAGCCCGGAGAAGAAGATTACGACGATTACGAGAAAATCGTTCAGGAGCGGAATCAGGGCATTGTCGAATTCTTGCGTGATGTGGATGTGCTTATTGCGGATGCACAGTATTCGGAAGAGGAATATCCGATGAAGCAGGGATGGGGGCATTCCACTTTTGAGCGCACTCTTGCGCTGGCTCAGGAGGCTGGTGTGGGGAAGGTATACCTGACCCATCATGAGACCACGCGTACAGATGAGCAGATTGATGCGATTCTGGCGCGCCTTCAGGACGAGTGGAAGGACAGCGGAGTGAATTTCGATATGGCTCGTGAGGGCGAAGTTGTCGAAATGTAA
- the ricT gene encoding regulatory iron-sulfur-containing complex subunit RicT has protein sequence MSQILGVKFNDYGQVYYFASGPFVVREGQHVIVKTDQGMGLGHVVLIKQAPQETEDSEDEGHKAIYRLANDKDMEAVEENKTLSRDAFKYCRKCIAEHKLGMKLVDVEVFFDRSKMIFYFTAPGRIDFRELIKDLVREYRTRIELRQIGVRHETQMLGAIGNCGQICCCRRFMRKFVPVTIKMAKEQNLFLNPTKISGICGRLLCCLSFEQKGYEEFHRMCPRVGKKYTTELGSVKVLRSNFFKKSLTLLTENYDEKEVSIDEWNEIVNKPPSEEAMAEIRTQSARGRRGGRRPARPQGGDSAQKAAGSSDSRSPGKSRKTDDGSGKRGKPDRQPRSDRRGRPGKPDKSGKQEQGGKPDRSGKPSRPDSARKDSGAASGEDKPKKSRRPRRRRRRPSKK, from the coding sequence ATGAGCCAAATTCTTGGTGTTAAATTCAATGATTACGGACAGGTATACTACTTTGCCTCAGGTCCGTTCGTCGTTCGCGAGGGCCAGCATGTCATCGTGAAGACGGATCAGGGCATGGGGCTTGGGCATGTTGTTCTCATCAAGCAGGCTCCTCAGGAAACCGAGGACTCGGAGGATGAAGGACACAAGGCCATTTATCGTCTTGCCAATGACAAGGACATGGAGGCCGTGGAAGAGAATAAGACACTTTCTCGTGATGCCTTCAAGTATTGCCGCAAGTGCATTGCAGAGCATAAGCTCGGCATGAAGCTGGTGGACGTGGAAGTCTTTTTTGATCGCAGCAAGATGATTTTCTATTTTACCGCGCCGGGACGTATCGATTTTCGTGAACTCATCAAGGACCTTGTCCGAGAGTACCGGACCCGTATCGAGTTGCGCCAGATCGGTGTGCGCCATGAGACGCAGATGCTCGGTGCCATCGGCAACTGCGGTCAGATATGCTGTTGCCGCCGTTTCATGCGTAAATTTGTTCCCGTGACCATCAAGATGGCCAAGGAACAGAATCTCTTTTTGAATCCGACAAAAATTTCAGGTATTTGTGGACGACTTCTCTGCTGCTTGAGTTTCGAGCAGAAGGGATATGAAGAATTTCATCGAATGTGTCCTCGAGTGGGCAAGAAATACACGACCGAATTGGGATCCGTGAAAGTCCTGCGGTCCAATTTCTTCAAGAAATCCTTGACCCTGCTTACGGAAAACTATGATGAAAAGGAAGTTTCCATTGACGAATGGAATGAAATAGTTAACAAGCCGCCGAGCGAAGAGGCCATGGCTGAGATCAGGACTCAGAGTGCTCGTGGGCGGCGTGGTGGACGCAGGCCTGCCAGACCGCAGGGTGGAGATTCTGCACAAAAGGCTGCCGGTTCTTCGGATAGCCGGAGTCCCGGTAAATCTCGCAAAACCGATGATGGGTCCGGCAAACGGGGCAAACCTGACAGGCAGCCTCGTTCTGATCGCAGGGGACGTCCCGGCAAACCGGATAAGTCCGGCAAGCAGGAGCAGGGCGGTAAGCCTGATCGTTCCGGCAAACCGAGTCGTCCGGACTCGGCGCGGAAGGACTCCGGTGCAGCGTCCGGTGAGGATAAGCCGAAAAAATCACGCAGGCCCAGACGGCGCAGGCGCAGACCGTCAAAGAAATAA
- the metG gene encoding methionine--tRNA ligase, giving the protein MKRFYITTPIYYVNAKPHLGHAYTTTVADSLSRFHRLMGEETYFLTGTDEHGDKIVQAAEANGQSPQEYVDTISGLFRDMWPNMNISNNDFIRTTEPRHVEVVQEILQKVYDSGDIYFGEYGGHYCFGCERFYTEKELVDGKCPDHQTVPEYIAEKNYFFKMSKYQDWLKEHILSNPDFIRPERYKNEVLSLLESGELEDLCISRPKSRLTWGIELPFDNDYVTYVWFDALINYLTALEYPQGDKFEKFWPNANHLVAKDILKPHAIFWPTMLKAAGIDPYQSLNVHGYWLVKDTKMSKSIGNVIEPLAMKDTYGLDPFRYFLLREMSFGQDASFSEDALVGRLNADLANDLGNLFSRTLSMTHKYFGGEIPRPDVEDIVDAEIKKLGQDAMKSFQDNFNDMKFSRALEGLWTLVRGLNKYIDATAPWTLFKEKNTERLSTVIYVLLENMRKIAVHVWPVMPDSAEKMLEQLGIAFDAEKVNLPKELEVWGLLESGETVSKTSNLFPRVDVPEPKPQDKNGNGKSKAKKSKKQEKKAEADAPATIEFEDFQKLDLRVGTVKEVEKHPDADRLLLVRVDTGDDELRQVVAGIADFFSPDDLLGKQVVVVCNLKPRKLRKQLSQGMILAVKSGDGLQLLTTTAEVVSGSKVS; this is encoded by the coding sequence TTGAAACGTTTTTATATCACCACACCTATCTACTATGTGAACGCCAAACCCCATCTGGGGCATGCGTACACCACCACCGTGGCCGATTCATTGAGTCGTTTCCATCGGTTGATGGGTGAGGAGACGTATTTCCTTACCGGCACGGATGAGCATGGCGACAAGATCGTTCAGGCTGCCGAAGCCAATGGTCAGTCCCCGCAGGAATATGTTGACACCATCAGCGGACTCTTCCGGGATATGTGGCCGAACATGAATATTTCCAACAACGATTTCATTCGCACCACGGAACCCCGTCATGTGGAAGTCGTGCAGGAAATTCTGCAAAAAGTTTATGATTCCGGGGATATCTATTTTGGCGAATACGGCGGTCACTACTGTTTCGGCTGTGAACGTTTCTACACCGAAAAAGAACTGGTGGACGGCAAATGCCCGGATCACCAGACCGTGCCGGAATATATTGCGGAAAAGAACTATTTTTTCAAGATGTCGAAATATCAGGATTGGCTCAAGGAGCATATCCTGAGCAATCCCGATTTCATCCGCCCGGAACGATACAAGAATGAAGTTCTGAGCCTGCTGGAGTCCGGCGAGCTGGAAGACCTGTGCATCTCGCGGCCCAAATCCCGCCTGACATGGGGCATTGAGCTGCCTTTCGACAATGATTACGTCACCTATGTCTGGTTTGATGCGCTCATCAACTACCTGACGGCGCTTGAGTACCCGCAGGGTGACAAGTTCGAGAAATTCTGGCCCAACGCGAATCATCTGGTTGCCAAGGATATCCTCAAGCCACATGCCATTTTCTGGCCCACCATGCTGAAAGCGGCGGGCATTGATCCCTACCAGTCCCTGAATGTTCATGGTTACTGGCTCGTCAAGGACACCAAGATGTCCAAGTCCATCGGCAACGTCATTGAGCCGTTGGCCATGAAGGACACCTACGGTCTTGATCCGTTCCGTTATTTCCTGCTGCGTGAAATGTCCTTCGGGCAGGATGCCAGTTTTTCCGAGGATGCACTGGTCGGTCGCTTGAACGCTGATCTCGCCAATGATCTTGGCAACCTGTTCAGCCGTACCTTGTCCATGACCCACAAGTACTTCGGTGGAGAGATTCCCCGTCCCGACGTGGAAGACATCGTGGATGCCGAGATCAAGAAGCTTGGTCAGGACGCCATGAAGTCGTTTCAGGATAACTTCAATGATATGAAGTTCTCTCGCGCTTTGGAGGGATTGTGGACCTTGGTTCGCGGGCTGAACAAGTATATTGACGCCACTGCACCGTGGACGTTGTTCAAGGAAAAGAACACTGAACGCCTGTCTACCGTGATTTATGTGCTGCTGGAAAACATGCGTAAGATCGCGGTGCATGTCTGGCCCGTCATGCCTGATTCGGCTGAAAAGATGCTTGAACAGCTTGGTATCGCATTTGATGCCGAGAAGGTTAACCTGCCCAAGGAACTTGAGGTGTGGGGACTTCTCGAGTCTGGAGAGACTGTCTCCAAGACATCCAATCTGTTCCCACGTGTTGACGTGCCCGAGCCCAAGCCGCAGGATAAGAACGGCAACGGCAAGAGCAAAGCCAAGAAGAGCAAGAAGCAGGAGAAGAAGGCTGAGGCCGACGCTCCCGCTACCATCGAGTTCGAGGATTTCCAGAAGCTCGACCTGCGTGTCGGTACGGTCAAGGAAGTGGAAAAGCACCCTGACGCCGATCGGCTGCTGCTTGTTCGCGTGGATACGGGGGATGATGAACTTCGTCAGGTGGTCGCCGGTATTGCCGACTTTTTCTCACCTGATGATCTGCTCGGCAAGCAGGTTGTGGTTGTCTGCAATCTCAAGCCGCGCAAGCTTCGCAAGCAGCTTTCGCAGGGCATGATCCTCGCGGTCAAATCCGGCGACGGTTTGCAGCTTCTGACCACCACGGCCGAAGTCGTTTCCGGCAGCAAGGTGAGTTAA
- a CDS encoding HDOD domain-containing protein — protein sequence MPAFPKSVHQVLKLASDINCSQKELVDVIKKDPVFTLKILRLVNSAYFGLSREITSINHASVYLGLNTLKNVALGLAAIGAIPKSNVAGLEMGSFWLHSLAVAAATRLLGSMLGVSRDEAADYFAAGLLHDIGKIVFALYMPDEFQQACEKARDSKLPLQDVETGIIGANHAEIGALLAEKWNLPPELSEAIENHHLVESGEKSSQLVDCVFAANQISKKLAFGSAANYHIDPLPDSVKDRFSQDLDGLIKELPTLDEEVEHARVFIKLGEAN from the coding sequence ATGCCCGCTTTTCCGAAAAGCGTGCATCAGGTCTTGAAACTCGCCTCGGATATCAACTGTTCTCAAAAGGAACTGGTTGATGTTATCAAGAAGGATCCTGTTTTCACCCTGAAAATTTTGCGCCTTGTCAATTCGGCCTATTTCGGATTGTCGCGTGAAATAACCTCCATCAATCATGCCAGCGTTTATCTTGGGCTCAACACCTTGAAAAACGTGGCCCTCGGGCTTGCTGCCATCGGTGCCATTCCCAAATCCAACGTCGCCGGTCTTGAGATGGGCAGTTTCTGGCTGCATTCACTTGCCGTGGCAGCGGCAACGCGTCTGCTCGGCTCCATGCTCGGCGTGTCGCGGGATGAAGCCGCGGATTACTTTGCCGCCGGACTGCTGCACGATATCGGCAAAATTGTTTTTGCGCTCTACATGCCGGATGAATTTCAACAGGCGTGCGAAAAGGCCAGAGATTCCAAACTGCCGTTGCAGGATGTGGAAACCGGGATTATCGGGGCAAACCATGCGGAAATCGGTGCGCTGCTGGCTGAAAAGTGGAATTTGCCGCCAGAGTTGTCCGAGGCAATCGAAAACCATCATCTGGTAGAGAGTGGAGAAAAGTCTTCCCAATTGGTCGATTGCGTTTTTGCCGCCAATCAGATCAGCAAGAAGCTCGCCTTCGGCTCTGCCGCGAATTACCATATTGACCCGTTGCCTGACTCTGTAAAAGACAGGTTCTCACAGGATCTGGATGGGCTTATCAAGGAATTGCCGACGCTTGACGAAGAAGTTGAGCATGCCCGTGTTTTCATCAAATTGGGGGAGGCAAACTGA
- a CDS encoding response regulator, with protein MRALIVDDDFYSRNMIHEILRPVAHCDIAVNGEEAIEAFRRGLAANEPYDLICLDLLMPELDGQQALREIRAIEKEHEVGPNDEAKVIVTTMLDDEKETHDAFFLGGATSYLVKPIDEDKLMSEVKSLGLL; from the coding sequence ATGCGAGCCTTGATTGTTGATGACGACTTTTACAGCCGAAACATGATACATGAAATCCTTCGTCCTGTTGCCCACTGTGATATAGCGGTGAACGGCGAGGAGGCTATCGAGGCCTTTCGGCGCGGACTGGCAGCCAATGAACCGTATGATCTTATCTGTCTCGATCTGCTTATGCCGGAACTTGATGGTCAGCAGGCGCTCAGGGAGATACGGGCCATAGAAAAGGAACACGAAGTCGGACCCAATGACGAAGCCAAGGTTATTGTCACCACCATGCTGGACGATGAGAAAGAGACACACGATGCATTCTTTCTTGGTGGCGCGACATCATATCTCGTCAAGCCTATTGATGAAGACAAACTGATGAGCGAAGTGAAAAGTCTCGGGCTTCTGTAG
- a CDS encoding ribonucleoside triphosphate reductase has product MPSQIMKRDGRLETWSTDRIAQAIFKALSASGIKDPLLSKRLAKKVEKKLDGIDIPEQEHVQNTVEQILMESRQFEIAKKYILYREKRRQLRSQKEAYLDIKDVIDTYLDQADWRVNENANMTHSFQGLMLHLSGTVQARYALEKYPEEIRLAHEHGYFHIHDLSFGLAGYCAGWSLRDLLLEGFNLEGRASAGPAKHFDTALGQMNNFLGTLQNEWAGAQAFNNVDTYLAPFIRHDGLSYDQVRQCMQKFVFNLNTTSRWGGQSPFTNLSFDLVAPKHIASEPIIIGGKYDDELTYGDFEEEMAMINKAYIEVMLEGDHHDRIFSFPIPTYNVTEDFPWESEIGELLMKLTAKYGVPYFQNFISSDLNPEDVRSMCCRLQMDLRELRTKTGGLFGAGDLTGSIGVVTLNLPKLAYLAQSEDDFLDLITEYAELAKDSLEYKRKVINNNLESGMFPWSKRYLKNGYKGHFSTIGLLGGHEACLNLIGKGIETESGVRLMRRTLNHLRRLTSRFQEETGSLYNLEATPAEGTSYRLAKIDKALYADIKAQGNGTPYYTNSTQLPVGISEDVLYALEHQNQLQPLYTGGTVFHTFLGEAVADPASLKNFILKAFSKTKIPYVSVTPTFSICKEHGYVLGEHFECPTCGQEAEVYTRIVGYYRPVSRWNKGKQAEYTDRVVFSDCLCN; this is encoded by the coding sequence ATGCCAAGCCAGATCATGAAGAGAGACGGCCGGTTGGAAACGTGGTCAACTGACCGCATCGCCCAGGCCATTTTCAAAGCGCTCAGCGCCAGCGGGATCAAAGACCCCCTCCTCTCCAAACGTCTTGCAAAGAAGGTCGAGAAAAAACTCGACGGCATCGACATTCCCGAGCAGGAGCACGTCCAGAACACGGTCGAACAGATTCTCATGGAATCCCGCCAGTTCGAAATCGCCAAGAAATATATTCTTTACAGAGAGAAACGCCGCCAGCTGCGTTCGCAAAAGGAAGCCTATCTTGATATCAAGGACGTCATCGACACCTACCTTGATCAGGCTGACTGGCGCGTCAATGAAAATGCAAACATGACGCACTCCTTTCAGGGACTCATGCTGCATCTTTCCGGAACGGTGCAGGCCCGTTACGCTCTGGAAAAATACCCGGAAGAAATTCGCCTCGCCCACGAGCACGGCTATTTCCATATACATGATCTTTCATTCGGTCTCGCCGGATACTGTGCGGGCTGGTCCCTACGCGATCTGTTGCTTGAAGGATTCAATCTGGAAGGACGCGCCTCGGCCGGTCCGGCCAAGCATTTCGACACCGCGCTCGGGCAGATGAACAACTTCCTCGGCACACTCCAGAACGAGTGGGCCGGCGCACAGGCGTTCAATAATGTCGACACCTATCTTGCTCCGTTCATCCGCCATGACGGCCTGAGCTACGACCAAGTCCGCCAGTGCATGCAGAAATTCGTGTTCAACCTGAACACCACGTCCCGCTGGGGTGGGCAGTCTCCGTTTACCAACCTTTCCTTCGACCTTGTCGCGCCGAAGCATATCGCGTCCGAACCGATCATCATCGGCGGAAAATATGACGACGAGCTGACGTACGGCGACTTTGAAGAAGAAATGGCCATGATCAACAAGGCCTACATCGAGGTCATGCTTGAAGGCGATCACCACGACCGCATCTTCTCGTTCCCGATCCCGACGTACAACGTCACCGAAGACTTCCCGTGGGAATCCGAAATCGGCGAACTGCTCATGAAGCTCACCGCCAAATACGGTGTCCCCTACTTCCAGAACTTCATCAGTTCGGACCTCAATCCTGAAGACGTGCGCTCCATGTGCTGCCGCCTCCAGATGGATCTGCGTGAGCTGCGGACCAAGACAGGCGGCCTGTTCGGCGCAGGTGACCTGACCGGCTCCATCGGCGTGGTCACACTCAACCTGCCCAAACTTGCCTATCTGGCCCAGAGTGAAGACGATTTCCTCGATCTCATCACGGAATACGCGGAACTCGCCAAGGATTCACTCGAATACAAACGCAAGGTCATCAACAACAACCTTGAATCGGGTATGTTCCCGTGGTCCAAGCGCTATCTGAAAAACGGATACAAGGGCCACTTCTCCACCATCGGCCTGCTCGGTGGACACGAAGCCTGTCTCAATCTCATCGGCAAGGGCATCGAAACCGAATCCGGCGTCCGCCTCATGCGTCGCACACTGAATCACCTGCGTCGCCTGACCTCCCGCTTTCAGGAGGAAACCGGCAGCCTGTACAATCTCGAAGCCACTCCCGCCGAAGGAACCAGCTACCGTCTGGCCAAAATCGACAAGGCGCTCTATGCCGACATCAAGGCACAGGGCAACGGCACACCGTACTACACCAACTCCACGCAGTTGCCTGTGGGCATCTCCGAGGATGTGCTTTATGCCCTTGAGCATCAGAACCAGTTGCAACCGCTCTACACCGGCGGCACGGTCTTCCACACCTTCCTTGGCGAAGCTGTGGCCGATCCGGCATCACTCAAGAACTTCATCCTCAAGGCGTTCTCCAAGACCAAGATTCCGTATGTCTCGGTCACACCGACCTTCTCCATCTGCAAGGAGCACGGTTACGTTCTCGGCGAACACTTTGAATGCCCCACCTGCGGTCAGGAAGCCGAAGTCTACACCCGTATCGTCGGCTACTATCGTCCGGTCTCCCGCTGGAACAAGGGAAAACAGGCGGAATATACCGACCGCGTCGTCTTCAGTGACTGCCTGTGCAATTAA
- a CDS encoding DUF523 and DUF1722 domain-containing protein, with the protein MSESIRIGVSACALGEQVRHDGTHAQNHYLTETFRKYVEFIPLCPELACGMRIPRERVRQIDCAGDIRLIGEFSGEDWTDRMNQWADRILPGLEEDELSGFVFKSHSPSCALVQGKIHSTTGKPTRRGTGFFARRMIKHFPLLPVEASTRLHNPYTRENFLRRVFVYKRWQNLIREEKKIGRLLDFHARHKMLIRAHDLKGYREMGKLLGESSVSNTDKIFDLYAQQLFQSLKLKATPTKNADVLMHVLGFFKKQLGHADKAELLEMIQDYKNGELPLLVPVTVLNHYARKYDIPYLMQQYYLNPDKTELKLLNHV; encoded by the coding sequence ATGTCCGAAAGCATCAGAATTGGTGTCAGTGCCTGTGCCCTCGGCGAACAGGTTCGCCACGACGGCACCCACGCACAGAATCATTATCTCACTGAAACGTTCAGAAAATACGTCGAATTCATTCCTCTCTGTCCTGAGCTGGCATGCGGCATGCGAATCCCGCGTGAACGCGTACGCCAGATCGATTGTGCAGGAGACATCAGGCTCATAGGTGAATTTTCCGGTGAAGACTGGACTGATCGCATGAACCAATGGGCCGACCGAATTCTGCCCGGACTGGAAGAAGATGAACTCAGCGGTTTTGTATTCAAGAGCCACTCTCCCTCATGCGCTCTGGTTCAGGGGAAAATTCATTCCACAACAGGCAAGCCGACTCGTCGCGGCACCGGATTCTTCGCTCGAAGAATGATCAAGCACTTTCCGCTTCTGCCCGTCGAAGCCAGCACACGTCTCCACAATCCATACACCCGCGAAAATTTTCTGCGCCGGGTTTTCGTCTACAAACGCTGGCAGAACCTCATTCGGGAAGAAAAGAAGATCGGTCGTCTTCTGGACTTTCATGCGCGCCACAAAATGCTCATCCGCGCCCACGACCTGAAGGGATACAGGGAAATGGGGAAACTGCTGGGTGAAAGCTCCGTATCGAACACGGACAAGATATTCGACCTGTATGCCCAACAGCTTTTCCAGTCGCTCAAACTCAAGGCCACTCCGACAAAAAATGCGGATGTACTCATGCATGTTCTGGGATTTTTCAAAAAACAGCTGGGACATGCCGACAAGGCTGAGCTGCTGGAAATGATTCAGGACTACAAGAATGGTGAACTACCGTTGCTCGTGCCTGTGACCGTGCTCAATCACTATGCACGCAAATACGACATTCCGTATCTGATGCAGCAGTATTACCTGAACCCGGACAAAACCGAGCTGAAACTGCTCAATCACGTATAG
- a CDS encoding FeoA family protein, with protein sequence MTQKPLTDYPEGTIVRVADINGGQRARARMLAMGMTPGCPVEILSGGPTGCRVRVRGSEVVLCCGLAGKILAVENDAKEGPHCKCCPKAHAKAS encoded by the coding sequence ATGACTCAAAAACCACTCACAGATTATCCTGAAGGAACTATCGTCCGTGTCGCCGATATCAACGGCGGACAACGGGCACGGGCACGCATGCTCGCCATGGGCATGACGCCGGGATGCCCAGTGGAAATCCTTTCAGGAGGCCCCACAGGATGTCGCGTACGCGTACGCGGTTCAGAAGTTGTCCTGTGCTGCGGTCTGGCCGGGAAGATTCTGGCTGTTGAAAATGATGCCAAGGAAGGACCGCATTGCAAATGCTGTCCAAAGGCACACGCAAAAGCTTCATGA